The segment gtaatgagcaataaatcttactatctgtcttcttatgctgagtctggtttgcccgttacactaattattgcgtgattttctcgtccttatctcaatccttgagcccttttcacatattttctccccattcctctttgaggagggggagtgagagagtggctgtggtggagctcagctgcccactcaagCAGAACCACGACACAGACTCAAGCAAACAGAGATAAAAGGGAGTGTGAGAATGCCAGTGCTGTACAAACTCAACGACAATGATACATGATAtagcaagtaactggaacacGAGCTGAGCACCAGCTCATCACAAGCACCAGATTCATGCTTAGTTGATTTGAAAGGACTGAGAACAGGGCATtagaaaaagcataaaagaagGAGCTACATCTTAGTATGCACTCAGCCTCACCAGAAGTAGCCCTGCAGAATGACAACCCATCTGGCCGCTCATGGCTTGGACAAGTGTACAGTTTGCTGGTTGAAGAACTTTCTAAATGGCCGTGCTCAAAGAGTGAGGGAGTGAAGGGAGTTCAGTCCAGTTGATGTCAGTTGTCCAGATGTCCAGTTTAGTCATCAGTGacattccccagggcttgggATTGGGtccagttttatttaatatttagatCTACAATCCAAATGAGAGGATCAAGTATACCCTCAgtaatttgcagatgacaagaAGTTAGGTGGGACAGTTGgtctgcttgagggtaggaaagcttTGCAGAGGGATGTGGAAAGGCTAGATTGGTGGACTGAGTCCAATCACATGACATTCAACAATGCTTCTGCACTTGGATcataacaaccccatgcagtagcataggcttggggaagagtggctggaaagctgtccaGAAGAAAAGCACCTGGGGATGTTGGTCAACAGCCAGCTGAACATGAGCAGCCACCGCCCATCATGGACAGGGACACTAACATCTTCCAATAGATCATCTGTGCTTATGAGGTCACTGTCAGCTGAAGATCTGATAGGCCACGAGCAGGCCCATGGCAGGTGAATATTCCTGTGATAACAGTGGTGCCTGAGTCGCTGACAGGCCGAGGGCAAACATGGCCTGTGTTAGGAGCTGCGAGAAGCCAGTATGCCAGGAATAAGCATATGGGTGGGTCTTTGGGAGCTTATGATGTCATGTCAGCGATGGCACCCCATGCTTGATTATTCCTGAAATCCACCAGAAACCCCAGGCACCTGTCTACTGGTGCATCACACTACTAAATTGGGAACAGAAACCAAACAGGTGTCTATGTGGTGCTCAGGTCAGTGGTGCCTGTGGAGCTGACAGACCAGCAGCAGGCCCACAGATCTCGTAAGAGCTTGTGAGGGCACTGTTGCCTGAGAAGATGACAGGCAGGAAGGAGGCCCATGCCTGGGGAATGGACTTGTGATGCCACTCTTGGCTGAGTAGCtgacagggcaggagcaggtgcAGGCCAGGAGAAGGCCCATGGCAGGTGAATATGCTATGGCATCACCTGGAGCTGTGTTGGGCAGAATCATGAAATAGCCTGAGTTGGAAAGAATCAAGGATCAGTGAGTCCAACTCCAGCCACCAGACAACAAAAtagaatatatatgtatctaaAAAACTATACAAACggtaaatatatattaaaaatattaaaatatataatgtatatatttatgaaaaataaacttttatgtatgtataatacatgtaaaattaatgtaatgaaaaataaaataaaatatataattaatataatatactGCATAATATAACATAATACTGTATAATATACTGGAATACTttatgtaatataaatatatgtcaaataaaaatataatataatctATAATATAATATcagtaattatatattatataatatgaACTATATAATAATACATTCAATATATAAGAATAATATTTAATctaatgaaatatataaaaatataatataataatgtataagtaatatatatatattgtatatattcataaaaatgtgtgttctattaaaaatataaaatgtatatatatatgtgtgtatttatatatatatatatatatatatataataaaatatatgtctgagagcattgtccaacACTTCTTGGACTCTGCCAGGCTTGGAGCtgtgaggaggctgggaggcaccGCAGGGCCATGCCTGGGCACGGGGCCAGGAGGAAACCACCGTCTTCCTGCCCGGGCGCCATGTCACGTGGGCTGCGGTTTGTGCACCTGCAGTGGCAGGCAGGCTCCAGCTCCCGACCCACCGCGGGGAATAACGGCCCCTGGGTGACACGCTGAGAGCCAGGGAGACGCCTGAGgctctgggctgcagctctgctgccagggcaggccCTGgaccagctctggctgctgccgggaccccacaggaggctccctggggagggacGGGACAGCCAGCACCCCCATCATGGGGCTCTGGCCCTGCCCAAGggcctttcccagctgctgctgccagcacagcaggggctgtagcaggggcaggggctggtcccttcccagcctgacacagccccgCTGCAGGACCAGTCCCTTGGATCCCATGGCGCAAGGACGGCCGGACAATCGCACCTTGGGCTCTTGGATGCTACAGCTCAGGAGATGCTCCGTGCTCCCACAGCAGGCTGCAAGGGGTGTCAGAGCCATCTGCCCCCACACCCAGCCCTACCCCACGATGATGTCCCACCGCAGTGACGTGAGACCCGCAGCGGAGCCGTCCCTCATATATGGTCATGAAGAGCGCTGGAGAAGTtcattggagagctgggctgcgTCGGAGGGGAGATAAGTGCCAATAACGTCTAAAAAGGTGCCTGCTGCTTCGAttggctcctcctgcagctgggactgCATCTGCACAGATATATTGCCCTCCCATAATCGTCATTGCCCCGTGGGTCCccaggagctccagcagcaggtctgTGCTGTCAGGACAGGAGCCTCAGGATGGGGACAGAAGGACTCCTGTCCCCTTGGGTGCTGTGGCTGttcctctgggtgcagcctTGCAGAGGTAAGTGCCAGCTTCTCTGTTCCACAGCCTTGGGACAGTGGGTAGCAGTGGAGTCATTGTGATGCTTCTGGGAGTGGGGTTGCTTTGCAGACACCACTGAAATGAGAGGCAGAAGACTCTCAGTCTCTCAGCCCTCTGCTTTAACCTGTGCCTGTCTTTGTGGGAGAGGGTAATCCTTTTCCACAGCTCCCATGATTATGGCAGCCCATGCCTGGCATCATTTCTAGACTCCTTGCCCTTGGGGACCCTTTTGGTAGCCCTTGTTCCCCATCACTGTGCCTCTGGATCTGGAGGAGTCCCAGACAGAGAGAGTGACCCTCAGTGAGCTCCAGGGCACAGCCAATGTCTGGGATGCCCCAGGGGTGTTGTGTGCTGTTCCCTGCCCTTGGGATCTGGGGAAACACTTACTCCAGGAAGACAGGTTGTGTCCCATTAACAGAAGGGGACTGGGGCATCTGCACCCAGAAGTGGTACATAAGTGTCCTTCCTGGGGCCCTGTCCAAGCAGAGGGACTGATCTGACAGCAGGGACGAGGAAGGGTTTTTGGGATCCTTGTGATCATTCAGTGCCCTGTGGGCACCCTAGAGTTCCTGGGTTGGACAGTGGTTTTAGGAGGTGCCTGTGGCAGACAATAGGCAATGGAAGCTGCTCAGGGGCATGGGGCTGTTTGGGGGACACTGGGCTGGGGAGGAGTGGGAGCCCcatgcagggctgggggctgtgtaGGGATGGGTATGGGCGGGGACAGGGGTCCactggggtgggaggaggtggTGAGGGCCGTGGGGCAGCAAATGGCCCAGGAGGGCTAGAGCTGGGTACCCCCAGCCCAGCATAGCCCATGGGAAAAACAGGGACCCCCCATTGCCCCTGGGAGAGCATATGGGGACAGAGATCCCACCCTGGGGACTGTGATTAtgcctggggagggggtctGTGAGTATGGGGCTCAAAGCTCTCCTGACCCTTCCTTTGTTGGTGTTTGAAGGGGCTGCGGAGGTGAGGCTAGCAGATGGTGATGGGCGTTGTGCTGGGAGAGTGGAGATGAAACTCCATGACGAGTGGGGGACCGTGTGCCATTTCTACTGGGACATGTCCGATGCTGCAGTGGTTTGtaggcagctgggctgtggggttgCTCTTGAAGCTCTTCACAAAGCACACTTTGGGCCAGGATCTGGGCCCATTTGGATGGTTGCTGTTGCGTGTAATGGCAAGGAGTCTGCCCTGTCTGACTGCAATCATACAGGACGTGGTGAATCCTACTGTTCTCACAATCTGGATGCTGGAGTGATATGTTCAGGTATGGGTTAAACCTATTACACACTTTTTGAGACTGGGACAAGGGAAAAGGGTAACAGCTCATGGGTCAGGGCTCTGAGCTCAGTCTGTCACACGTCCCTGGGAAAAGTACAGCCCAGGTGCCAACAACAAGCATGACCTTGAAGCTGGAGCAGCCAACCCTGGGGAGGTGCCTGGTGCTGGGAGAGGAAAGCTCCCACCCTTCCCCATTGTGTTGCCTGGTTCCCATCTTTGTCATCCCATTCAACCAGGCCCTGTCTGGCAGGCTGGTCCCTATTCCAGGGGAATCTagagcagctcccccagccaccagcagcctcaGGGAAGGGCGTGCAATGGCCCAGGACTTTTGGGTTATATCCCCAGCAGCCAAGAGAACCTCGGCCAACGCAGAGGGGCTGCTCAGAGGGCAGGAGCACTGAGGTTGTGCAGAGGAACATGGTGGCAAGGAGCACCCTGTTCATGTCCTGGGGTCACCCCATGAGTGCCAGCCCCTAGGGACACGGCCCTCCAGGCCGTGCTGACCCACTGCccagcctctcctgcctgccctgtgccccagagggggctgtgccagcacctcctggctCTCCTCGGTGCCTGCCCTCATACCGGGAGCTCGTGTCAGCCCAGGTCTGCACTTTGTCTGATCTGGGAACTCACAGGTCTCCTTGGTTGCTCCAGGATTTGTGCGGCTGGTCGGAGGGGACAGCCCTTGCTCAGGAAGTCTGGAGGTCTACGACAGGGACCAGTGGAAAGCTGTCTGTCACTCTCACTTTGGTGCCAAAGCTGCCGAGGtggtgtgcagggagctgcagtgtGGCACAGCCCTGTCTGTCCATGGGGCagctcagctgggagaaggggcCGGTCCTGTCTGGGacagagagctgcagtgtgTGGGGAATGAATCCACCATCCTCTTCTGCCCCTGGAGAGCCCCTGGGCATGAGGCCTGCACCCACAGCAATGACCCTTATGTCATCTGCACACGTAAGGACTCGAGATGTAATAATGCTGATGGGGGTTGTGGTgggggcaggagagcagggtgggcactgggctgtgctgggtggggGACAGGTGGGGTGAGGTGGTGGTCTGCGGTCCTAAAATGagagtgctgcaggaggagacagGCACGCTGTCCCTTTggcctctcctgcagctcctgtgggAGCAAGAGCACAAATGTGGCCTCTCTCACCCTCCTTTGTCCCCAGAGTACACAGGGTTCAGGCTggtgaatggcagcacagcgtGTGAGGGcagggtggaggtggaggtgctggggacatggggaacCCTCTGTGCCTCCCGCTGGGACCTCTCGGATGCCCACGTTCTGTGTCGGCACCTCGGCTGTGGCTTTGCTGAGTCCATTCCTGGAGGAGGGCATTTTGGGAGAGGAACCGGCCCCGTCTGGAGAGACTCGTTCCACTGTGACGGGACTGAAGCCCACCTGGGGCAGTGCCCGGTGACTGCCCTGGGGGCCTCGCCGTGCTCCCAGGagaatgctgctgctgtcatttgcTCAGGTGAGTGCTGGGCATTGCTGCAAAGTCCATTTGGACCTGGAGTGTGACAAGGCCATCCACAGCTTTGGACCCTATGGCAGTGCCTTGCTGAATTTCTCCTCTCACCAGGCCTGGCTCACCACATGTCTGTACGGTTGGTGGGCGGAGGGAGCCGGTGCGATGGGCGCGTGGAGGTCTTCCAGCACGGGACGTGGGGCAGAGTCCTGGATGAGCAGTGGGACATGAAGGAGGCCAGCGTGGTGTGCCGGCAGCTGCAGTGcggagaggcagaggcagcctaCACCCCCGTGAGGGCCGAGCGAGGTCTGggccctgtggggctgcgtggggTGCGGTGTGCAGGGCACGAGGCTGACCTGAGCCTCTGCAACACCTCCTTACCTGAGAGCACACCGGCAGCAGGGGTCATGGAGGACGTGGGGGTCGTGTGCCGGGGTGAGTGGTGCTGCACGTCCCccatctgtggggctgggagggcagccAGCCCCTGATGGCTGGGGTTCTCCCCACTGCAGGGAGCCGGCGGGTGCGGCTGGTGGACGGGGCTGGGCGCTGTGCCGGGAGAGTGGAGATCTACTACCAGGGGCGCTGGGGCACCGTCTGCGACAACGCCTGGGACCTGGCTGACGCCGCCGTCGTTTGCCGCCAGCTGGGCTGCGGAGGGGCCCTGGAGGCAGCCGGCTCTGCTCGGTTTGGGGAGGGCTCCGGGCAGATCTGGCTGGATGGCGTCAACTGCTCCGGGGCTGAAGCTGCTCTCTGGGACTGCCCTGCCGAGGCCTGGGGGCAGCACAACTGCGGGCACAAGGAGGATGCGGGAGTCGTCTGTTCAGGTCTGTGCTgggagtggggctggcagctggggacagcaaGGCCAGGGTGAGGGCAGAGCCAGGTAGGGCCAAGGCCATCAGTGGCTGACATCCATGGACGTCCCTTGGGCCTTTCCTCCTTCCAGAGTTCATGGCCCTGAGGCTGGAGAACAGCGACGGCTGCTCCGGGCGCCTGCAGGTTTTCTACAACGGGACGTGGGGCAGCGTTTGCTCCAACTCCATGACCACCGAGACGGTGTCACTGGTGtgcaaggagctgggctgcGGGAATGAAGGGGAACTGGAAACAGATTCTAACTATGCCAAGCTGTCTGGCATCACGTGGCTGGATCGCGTGGAGTGTGGGAAGAGCAACAGCTCCTTCTGGCAGTGTCCCTCTCATCCCTGGCATGTGCAGTCATGTGATGACCTCCGAGAAGAGACCCACATCACCTGCAATGGTAAATCTGGTTTCTCAAGACACGAGGTCCACTTCCCCACTGGGTATGGTGAAATGCAGAGAAGGAACCCAGAGGGGCTTTGACTTCCTGCATTAGACCCTGTTGCTGCTGGTGGTACAAAGGTGACTTAAGCTCCCAGAGCCACCCACATCCACCAGCAGCAGTCAACGGCCAGGATGCCATCAGCTCCTGGGAATTTGGTGCATTTGAGAGGTGCCTGGTGCAGGTGATGAATAGGAAGAAGTATGGGGTTTAGAGTCACGTTGCTTTGGAGAAGGATCTGGTCAGGGGAGGAGTGAGAACCCTGTGCAGGACTGGGGGTGGTATGTGGGTGGGcatgggcaggggcagggggcaaATGGGGTTGGAAGAGGGGGTTATGAGGGCTGTGGGTAGCAAATGGCCCAGGAGGGCTGGAGTTGGGCATCCCCAGAGCAGTGCAGCCCATGGGCAGAGGAAGGATCCCTCCAACACACAAGTGACAgtctgtggggacagggctcCCACCCTTGGGCCTGTGACTCTGCCTGGGCAGCAGAGAAAGAACTCGCAGACCCACCTTGTGGGGCTCAAAGCTCTACTGACCCTTCCTGTGTTGGTGTTTGAAGGGACTGCAGAGGTGAGGCTGGCGGATGGCGGCAGGCACTGTGCTGGAAGAGTGGAGGTGAAACACCAGGGTCAGTGGGGGACCGTGTGCAGTGACCGCTGGGACATGACCGATGCTGCAGTGGTTTGtaggcagctgggctgtggggttgCTCTCGAAGCTCCTCAGAAGGCACACTTTGGACCAGGATCTGGTTCCATTTGGATGGATGATGTTCACTGTAATGGCACCGAGTCTGCCCTGTCTGACTGCACACACAATGGCTGGGGTCAAACAGACTGCGATCACAGCTTGGATGCTGGAGTGACATGCTCAGGTAAGGACTGAACTTGTTCCCTACCTCTGGGATGAGGACACTTCTAAGGGACCTGGCTGTGACGTCAGGAAGCAACGAGTGAACACCAGAACATGGCTCTGTGTGTCAAGTTGCACTCTGAGCTGGGTCTGTCACTGCTGGTGTCCCTTGTCCCTGGGGAAAGCCCAGTGGGAGCacacccagcctggccctgaagCTGGAGCAGCCAACCCTGGGGAGGTGCCTGGTTCTGGGAGAAGAAAGCTCCCACCTTTCCCCATTGTGTTGCCTGGTTCCCATCTTTCTCCTCCATTCACCCAGGCCCTGTCTGGCAGGCTGGTCCCTATGCCAGGGGAATCTagagcagctcccccagccaccagcagcctcaGGGAAGGGCGTGCAATGGCCCAGGACATTTGGGTTGTACCCCCAGCAGCCAAGAGAACCTTGGCCaaagcagaggggctgctcaGAGGGCAGGAGCACTGAGGTTGTGCAGAGGAACATGGTGGCAAGGAGCaccctgttcctgtcctggggTCACCCCATGAGTGCCAGCCCCTAGGGACACGGCCCCTCCAGGCCGTGCTGACCCACTGCCCAGCCTCTCCTGCCTACCCTGCACCCCAGAGGTTgtgccagcacctcctggctCTCCTCGGTGCCTGGCCTCATACCGGGATCTCGTGTCATCCCAGGGTTGCTCTCTGCCTGCTCTTTTGCTCTATGTGTGGCTGGTGGATGGGGTCATCCATGCCCAGCACCACACTTTGTCCCTGTCTGAGGACCCCCCCCTTTACCTGCTCCCCAGATGTGCCCCATTCTAACAGCAGCTCCGCAagagctccagcagcccctgggaaCAGGGGACTTTTTTGGAAGCTCCAAGGGGTTCCTCAGTCTGGCCTGAGCCCGGCAGGGCAGAGCCaactgcagcagcccccagtgcCTGGGCCCATTTCCATGGGTCCACATGCtgtgagtgctgcagtgctggggccggtgcTGGGCAGCCCAGGGGCTCCAACCAGCAGCAATTAGTCTGAGCGGTGCCTGAAGCCGGGggctgggagagagggcagCCCATGGGTACTGGGCTGGAttctgaggagcagcaggggggCCCGTACGTCTTTGTGCCATCAGCACCCACTGAGAACTTCTGTGCTGACCGTGGAGCTCTGAATCTTGCCACTTTACTGATGAGGTGGGAGGTGGGCACGGAAGTGCCAGAGGGCTCTGGGAACTCACAGCTCTCCTTGGTTGCTCCAGGATTTGTGCGGCTGGTCGGAGGGGACAGCCCCTGCTCTGGAAGTCTGGAGGTCTACGACAGGGACCAGTGGAAAGCTGTCTATCACTCTCACTTTGGTGCCAAAGCTGCCGAGGtggtgtgcagggagctgcagtgtGGCACAGCCCTGTCTGTCCATGGGGCagctcagctgggagaaggggcCGGTCCTGTCTGGGacagagagctgcagtgtgTGGGGAATGAATCCACCATCCTCTTCTGCCCCTGGGGGGCCTCCAAGGACAAGGCCTGCACCCACAGCAATGGCACTCATGTCACCTGCACACGTAAGGACTCGCAGTGGGATGATGGACAATGGGGTTGTGGtgggagcaggagagcagggtggcactgggctgtgctgggtggggGACAGGTGGGGTGAGGTGGTGGTCTGCAGCCCTAAAATTAGAGTGTtgcaggaggagaaaggcaCGCTGTCCCTTTggcctctcctgcagctcctgtgggAGCAAGAGCACAAATGTGGCCTCTCTCACCCTCCTTTGTCCCCAGAGTACACAGGGTTCAGGCTggtgaatggcagcacagcgtGTGAGGGCAGGGTGGAGGTCGAGGTGCTGGGAACGTGGGGGACCCTCTGTGCCTCCCGCTGGGACCTCTCGGATGCCCACGTTCTGTGTCGGCACCTCGGCTGTGGCTTTGCTGAGTCCATTCCTGGAGGAGGGCATTTTGGGAGAGGAACCGGCCCCGTCTGGAGAGACTCGTTCCACTGTGACGGGACTGAAGCCCACCTGGGGCAGTGCCCGGTGACTGCCCTGGGGGCCTCGCCGTGCTCCCAGGAGAacgctgctgctgtcatttgcTCAGGTGAGTGCTGGGCATTGCTGCAAAGTCCACTTGCTACTGGTGTGTGACATGGCCACACAAATTTGGGGAGCTCATGGAACAGCCTGGCTGAATTTCTCCTCTCACCAGGCCTAACTCACCCCATGCCCCTGCGGTTGGTGGGCGGAGGGAGCCGGTGCGACGGGAGCGTGGAGGTCTTCCAGCACGGGACGTGGGGCAGAGTCCTGGATGAGCAGTGGGACATGCAGGAGGCCAGCGTGGTGTGTCGGCAGCTGCAGTGcggagaggcagaggcagcctaCACCCCCGTGAGGGCCGAGCGAGGACGAGGACCTGTGGGTCTGCGTGGGGTGCGGTGTGCAGGGCACGAGGCTGACCTGAGCCTCTGCAACACCTCCTTACCTGAGAGCACACCGGCAGCAGGGGTCATGGAGGACGTGGGGGTCGTGTGCCGGGGTGAGTGGTGCTGCACGTCCCCCAGGTGTGGGTCTGGGAGTGCAGCCAGGCCCTGACAGCCGGGGTTCTCCCCGCTGCAGGGAGCCGGCGGGTGCGGCTGGTGGACGGGGCCGGGCGCTGTGCCGGGAGAGTGGAGATCTACTACCAGGGGCGCTGGGGCACTGTCTGCGACGATGCCTGGGACCTGGTTGACGCCGCCGTCGTTTGCCGCCAGCTGGGCTGCGGAGGGGCCCTGGAGGCAGCCGGCTCTGCTCGGTTTGGGGAGGGCTCCGGGCAGATCTGGCTGGATGGCGTCAACTGCTCCGGGGCCGAAGCTGCTCTCTGGGACTGCCCTGCCGAGGCCTGGGGGCAGCACAACTGCGGGCACAAGGAGGACGTGGGAGTCGTCTGCTCAGGTCTGTGCcgggagtggggctgggagtCAGGGACAGTGAGGCTGTGGTGAGGGTAGATCCAGTTAGAGCCAAGGCCATCAGTGACTGACATCCAAGGACTTCCCTGGGGCCTTTCCTCCTTCCAGAGTTCATGGTCCTGAGGCTGGAGAACAGCGACGGCTGCTCCGGGCGCCTGCAGGTTTTCTACAACGGGACGTGGGGCAGCGTTTGCTCCAACTCCATGACCACCAAGACGGTGTCACTGGTGtgcaaggagctgggctgcGGGAATGAAGGGGActgggaaattattttaaactctgCCAAGCTGTCTGGCATCACGTGGCTGGATCGCGTGGAGTGTGGGAAGAGCAACAGCTCCTTCTGGCAgtgtccctctgctccctgggatCCGCAGTCGTGTACTGACCGCCGAGAAGAGACCCACATCACCTGCAATGGTAAATCTGAGCCATCAAGACACCAGGTCCTGTTCCCCACTGGGCATGGTGAAATGCAGAGAAGGAACCCAGAGGGGCTTTGACTTCCTGCATTAGACCCtgttgctgctggtggcacaaAGGTGACTTCAGCTCACAGAGCCACCCACATCCACCAGCAGCAGTCAACGGCCAGGATGCCATCAGCTCCTGGGAATTTGGTGCATTT is part of the Anas acuta chromosome W, bAnaAcu1.1, whole genome shotgun sequence genome and harbors:
- the LOC137847136 gene encoding antigen WC1.1-like — encoded protein: MGTAGLLSPWVLWLFLWVQPCRGAAEVRLADGGSRCAARVEVKHQDQWGTVCSDRWDKSDAAVVCRQLGCGGALEAHWNAHFGPGSGSIWMDDVQCNGKESALSDCMHAGWGQTDCYHRWDAGVTCSGFVRLVGGDSPCSGSLEVYDRDQWKAVCHSHFGAKAAEVVCRELQCGTALSVHGAAQLGEGAGPVWDRELQCVGNESTILFCPWRAPGHEACTHSNDPYVICTQYTGFRLVNGSTACEGRVEVEVLGTWGTLCASRWDLSDAHVLCRHLGCGFAESIPGGGHFGRGTGPVWRDSFHCDGTEAHLGQCPVTALGASPCSQENAAAVICSGLAHHMSVRLVGGGSRCDGRVEVFQHGTWGRVLDEQWDMKEASVVCRQLQCGEAEAAYTPVRAERGLGPVGLRGVRCAGHEADLSLCNTSLPESTPAAGVMEDVGVVCRGSRRVRLVDGAGRCAGRVEIYYQGRWGTVCDNAWDLADAAVVCRQLGCGGALEAAGSARFGEGSGQIWLDGVNCSGAEAALWDCPAEAWGQHNCGHKEDAGVVCSEFMALRLENSDGCSGRLQVFYNGTWGSVCSNSMTTETVSLVCKELGCGNEGELETDSNYAKLSGITWLDRVECGKSNSSFWQCPSHPWHVQSCDDLREETHITCNGTAEVRLADGGRHCAGRVEVKHQGQWGTVCSDRWDMTDAAVVCRQLGCGVALEAPQKAHFGPGSGSIWMDDVHCNGTESALSDCTHNGWGQTDCDHSLDAGVTCSGFVRLVGGDSPCSGSLEVYDRDQWKAVYHSHFGAKAAEVVCRELQCGTALSVHGAAQLGEGAGPVWDRELQCVGNESTILFCPWGASKDKACTHSNGTHVTCTQYTGFRLVNGSTACEGRVEVEVLGTWGTLCASRWDLSDAHVLCRHLGCGFAESIPGGGHFGRGTGPVWRDSFHCDGTEAHLGQCPVTALGASPCSQENAAAVICSGLTHPMPLRLVGGGSRCDGSVEVFQHGTWGRVLDEQWDMQEASVVCRQLQCGEAEAAYTPVRAERGRGPVGLRGVRCAGHEADLSLCNTSLPESTPAAGVMEDVGVVCRGSRRVRLVDGAGRCAGRVEIYYQGRWGTVCDDAWDLVDAAVVCRQLGCGGALEAAGSARFGEGSGQIWLDGVNCSGAEAALWDCPAEAWGQHNCGHKEDVGVVCSEFMVLRLENSDGCSGRLQVFYNGTWGSVCSNSMTTKTVSLVCKELGCGNEGDWEIILNSAKLSGITWLDRVECGKSNSSFWQCPSAPWDPQSCTDRREETHITCNGTAEVRLADGSSRCAGRAEVKHRGQWGTVCSDHWDMTDAAVVCRQLGCGVALEAPRYAHFGPGSGPIWMNFVGCHGTESALSDCTHAGWGQTGCIHSWDAGVTCSGFVRLVGGDSPCSGSVEVYDRDQWKAVCHSHFNAKAAEVVCRELQCGTALSVHGAAQLGEEAGPVWDRELQCVGNESTILFCPWGTSKDKACTHSNGTHVICTQYTGFRLVNGSTACEGRVEVEVLGTWGTLCASRWDFSDAHVLCRHLGCGFAESIPGGGHFGRGTGPVWRDSFHCDGTEAHLGQCPVTALGASPCSQENAAAVICSGLTHPMPLRLVGGGSRCDGRVEVFQHRTWGRVLDEQWDMQEASVVCRQLQCGEAEAAYTPVRAERGLGPVGLRGVRCAGHEADLSLCNTSLPKSTPAAGIMEDVGVVCQGSRRVRLVDGAGRCAGRVEIYYQGRWGTVCDDTWNLADAAVVCRQLGCGGALEVAGSARFGEGSGQIWLDGVNCSGAEAALWDCPAKAWGQHDCRHKEDAGVVCSEFMALRLENSDGCSGRLQVFYNGTWGSVCSNSMTTETVSLVCKELGCGNEGELETDSNYAKLSGTAWLDHVECGKSSSSFWQCPSRPWNPQSCDDSREETHITCNERPQVAACPNSTSCTDREKIRAVGGKDSCSGRVEIWHRGTWGTLCDNAWDIRDAEVACRQLGCGPALYALGQAAAREGTGPMWLMECRGTELSLQDCWAQPGDSGACQHKADAAVHCSAALKIATPPPQADPPRGRPTTSSERLSVPVVICIILGALLCLLLALLAGQVRSARAWRRGSGRAGEPFSEAVYEEIAYSLAWEKQARFSLSDVPVLPEGDPADGYDDAGEVSDPGEDPVPGQGDWEVPRTPEEGDGPKDTATEGSLRSRRRAEDPGADGDILSPFLVHMGYDDAEEMSLACPHEDTQDVTPKSSAQGSQSPMPAEPSPAEQLGAAGREESSVSLGEP